taatgaatatatatatatatagagaaaaaaagaagaaaattcatgttatttacttataattataaaaattatatactgaAATGAAAATAAATAGTAATAGATTTTAATAGTATAAGATTaataatatagataaaataaaagatatataaaaaaaaaattaaaactaaaggAACGTTAGAATTTTGTCAAACTTAACGAATGGCTCATTTTTAAATTAAAAGGACATAAATTGACAGATTAGAATAGATGAGTAATCATtcattttcatttattttttaaatttttttaaattaaataatggaTAGAGATCATCCATCTCTATCTTCTCAATCGGTTCCATCGTTCCCCTCGTGACCCCAAACAAAGGCATACTAATAGCTAGAAGAATCAATTATAAACAATAGAAAATTAATACTGGAAAGCTTTGGAGTAACCGTGAAGCTTTCGCGAAGTAAATCTTACTTCTCTTCACCACCTATAGCATGCGACCTGGACGGACCATTTTCCAATATGGTACAAGACCGTACCCCAACTTAATTATACACAGTCTCAAAAAACTGAAAAAACGACAGCAATTAAACCTAATAACCGTTAGCAATTAAAAGTTGCAAGCGCAAGAAGTAAGTAATTTCTTTAGTCAAAAATATAGCTAACTTCTAACACACTTGACCAAAGACTCAACCTGGGAGATGAATTGATCCACAAAAATAAGATATCAGCATTTATCAGTCAAGCGATTATCTTGAAAAGTTGTGGAGCATGCTTACTTTGAAACAATCTTAGGACCTAAAACTTCCACGGATGCACAAATTCTACTTTCAAGATCTAACATCATCTCTTGACTTGGTAAAAATTTGTGGACATAACACTTTTCATTGAGATAAGAAGGAAGCTCCAAAGCAACGTAGGGCTGGCATGCAATTGCAATACTGATTCCccgatacttttttttttttttttaatttgaagctCCCTAACAATAAAAGGATTAAGCAAAATAATATCACCCATAAAAACTAAACACATGCATAAAGTCTACAAAATAGGCTAATTATTTTTACATTATGATTACAAATATTTAATTTCCCTTATCTGTACAATTAATAGCAAAGACtagtaaaaaaaaataacaagaacATTATCTTGTTACGTTCCTAACTTAGTAACTTGTTGCAGTTTTCTCTTCTCTATTAGAAGAATAATGATTaaccaaaaattataataaagagaaAGATTTCTCTTCCAccgaaaatatatcaaaaaacagAAAAACCAGAAAGAGATCCTTCCTCCCGGTTCCCCTCCGAGCTTTTATCCCTCGCCGCCCCGGCGGCATTTCCGTTACCGTCACCGTTACAGAATACCTCTTGTACCAGCTTTTCTACGTCGATCGGGTTATTTCCCTCCGCGCCCTCCGCTTCCACATTAGGCCCCGCCGGAATATACGGGGGCCGCGATATCTGGAGGACGGATTCCCAGTCTATCCCTCTGAAAAATTCGTGCCGCTTGACGCCGTCGAGCGAGATTCTTCTACCGGGGTCCTTCTCGAGAAGACGGCGTAACAAATCGCGTAACGGCGTCTGCTCCCCCGTCAGCTCTGGTTCCATCGTTAGGATCCGGTAGAAAGTTTCCTTCCGGTTTTGCCCTCGGAACGGCGTCCGGCCGTACAGCATCTCGTAGAGGACGACGCCAAGGCTCCACCGGTCGACGGCGAAATCGTGGCCGTCGCCTCGGATGATCTCCGGTGCCACGTAGTCCTCCGTCCCGACGAACGAGTTCGACTTCCCCGACGCCAACGACGGCTTCGGGGTAGACTCGACGACGGCTTCGGAGCCCCGCGGCGAGTCGGAGCTCTCGGGCGACACGCCAGCATTGCAAGAGAAGCAACCCGGGAAGCGCTTCTTCTTTGCGGGAGCCGAAGGCGGTGGCGGCGGAGGATGGCGGAGGGGAGGGTCGGGTTTCTTGGCGGAAGGTTTGAGAGACTCCAGCGATTTCGCTGGGAGTTTGGTGGAAAGGTCGAAGTCGACGAGCATCAGGTGGCCGTTTTCTTGGATCAAAACGTTCTCGGGCTTCAGATCTCTGTAGACGATCCCCAATCCGTGCAAATACTCCAACGCGAGCACCAGCTCCGCCGCGTAGAACCTGAAGGACATCAAGAGGGCACCAGCAGTTTTAGGTTAAAAGCTAGGGAAATTTTCAGAACAAATCGAATAGATCTAACGATCGGGAGATGGAGGTTAGAAAAACCCTACCGGATGACATCGTCGGAGAACATCTTCTCCGTCTGCCGCCGACGGATCGAGTTGAGATCGCCGCCGGAGCAGCGCTCGATGACGAACCCAACGATCTTGTCGGTGGAAACGACGCCACGAAGGGAAGGAAGCAAGGGATGGCGGAGGGCTAGGAGGACGTCGCGCTCAAACCAGATCCGGCGGTAGGCGTCGGCGGCGGTTCTTCTGCTCGATGGAGGAGCGGGAGATGGCCTTGAGGGCGAGGGCCTCGGGGGAGGAAGGGGAGCGGACGAGGAAGACGACGCCCTTGGCGCCGCGGCCGAGGACAGCGACGGCCCTCAGGTCCCCAAGGTCCAGCGGCGGCGGCGCCGCCGGCGGTGGGTCAGCCATCGCCGGAGGGATTTTTATCAATAGTTGTAGGGAAAAAACGCAGCAGGAAAGCTATGATTTTCATTTATTTTATAGACCGGGTTTTGTGCTTCCGAAGGATTGATTGCTTGGCGAACAAGAATGAGGGGAGAGGGAGCAAAAATCGATTGCAATTGGACGACAGCAACGAATCCGTGACGAACGGTTTTTTTACGCGGACGATTGTGTAGAGATTTGTATGCGGATAAGCGGGATGATATCACATGCTAATCTTATTACTCTCCCACTTATTCCATTATTCAAACAAAAAATCATgcactataaaatattatatgagaTGAGCTCATAGTttatcatatttctcttaatactaatcttaaaaaataagtttaaaaattaaatactttgTTTACTAACAAATTATTAATCTTTTGACTAAAAAAATGATATTCTTTTCTTTCTCGTTTtcagtatatattttttaatgatatacTATATAATaacattaattaattaattatctaacaaGTCAATATACAGGATATAGTCAAGTAAtacatactataatttttttaatacacATCCAATAATGACccaatacatacatacaaataaattgatacatagtttactgAACTTAATATTTACCATATATAGTATATGATCAGTTAATGCATACCTAGTAAAATATTCATCCGATATTCTAATACACATCTCTAAGTAAGTAATGCGATACATAATTTTCAGAATATAACACTCAtcaatatacagtacatgatcaaatgatacacatgAGACGGCTTAATGATACATACTATAAGTTTTTTGGATACACATCAATAATAACCTAATACATATCAATagataaatttatatatagtttatTGAACTTAATATTCATCAGTATATATATACGTCACTTATATAtatctagcaaaatattcatctaATATCCTAACACATATCTCTAGATAAAATGATATATAGTTTTCatgaactttaagatgcaaagatcttagaaaagaagatgaatttaaaagaggagaaaaagagtcgAGAAAGACTTCATAAATAGGAGAGATGGCATGTGGgatttaaaagaaagaaaaaaattagaaggaAGACCTTATggtactatttatgatgaaaaaattggtTGATGAGAAGATAATGGATGGAATGGCTTGATAGGAAGAAAGAGAATATAGACGGATTACGAAGGATCTCTCTTAGGCATTCATTTTATTTCCTCTTTTTTATCTATACTATTAATCTTACACtattaaaatttattactaattattttaattttaatatataattttcataattataagtaACTAACTAGAAttatctcttttttattattttggttatGAATTAATGGGCTTTGAAAATCTAATCCCTGTTGATAAGCTTCTTCTTAAAAtgcgaaaaaaaaaatatgatataaaactaGGCCCATTCCATATGATGGCCTATGGTgcccgccccatatgatttttgtttccATTATTCCATGGTTTAACTTAACACCTTACTACGAGTACAACAAGAGTCAGTCTTACCTAGGGTTTATAGCCATTATAACTAAGTTATTGGTGGCATCAATTCTCTATGTACATGTGCAACAAATTAGTTGGTTGAATTAATGCATGGGTATGCCACCAATTATCATTGAAAAGGATAAAAAGGTTATGGATTCTACAATATTGATTTTTCAAAGACTTTCAATATAAGATAATGGTGGTGATTGGGCTATGAAAtgaaaatttaaaacaaatataaacttatttgaaaataaaaataaatattgcaTTAATTGATGATCCAGTGAAAAGTCTCTCTTTGACAATTATAATTTCATATTCATCCATCCTTTTCTATAAGTGTTAATTAAGAACTACAATCCATTATATTTTGCCATCTATCTTGTCACTTCATGCCTTTACTACTTATGAACGCTACTATCCCTTCCATCATAGAGGTGTTACTTCCTATTCCTCATGCTATATCTTAGTAATCCTTTATTAGTTGCTTTGTTCCactagaatattttatttttagccaTCATGATTCTTTCATTCTATATCAAAGATTTGTCCCCTATATAATCTAGATCCTTTTGGGAATTGTCATGTATCATGTTGCTTAATTTGCAATCAATCTGTATCTTAGTACTTTTCTATGCTCGGTTTACGTCCCAACACTTGATGTTGGAGTTTGTCATTTAATAGTTGATTTATGCTCAATCTCCTGCATAGAGTTCAAATAGTGCTCTTTGACACTTAATCCATGCTCGGTTGCAATCCAGTCTTTGCTTGCTTGGTATGCTTTCTATGCTCAGCCTATTCTTTAAGCTACGTATTCAACTCTCGAACCACTTTCTATAACATGAACGTGATCTTCAAGTTATGTGGTAGCTTTTATAATTTCTGGAATCCACCACTTCTCGTATCCTCTTTAGTGACATCATAAAATCTGTAGATGATTAGTCCATATCCATCGGCTATTAGTCTGGATAAGACGTAAACAACTGTAAACAACTAatgataataattattataatagttTATTTAGTATTGTAATAACATTATAATGCAAATAATAATCATTATTTGGCATTTTCAATGTACTCTTAATGAATAACTTTTTTCTTCCACAAAAAATTGGTCCATCatgaaactatttttttaataagTAAACAATAttacatataataataatatatattatttattatttttattataattttgttATGACTGTTATTTTCAAATCACTTAGAATGGGACAAATGATACTTATTGAAGTCAGTTAATAGTGGCAATATGAAGGGTCCATTGCAACAAAATAATGTATTAGTGAAATTTTTGTTATATTATAGATATGAATAATAGATCTTTGAATAACAATCATTATTGTAATCATAATTTTCATTATTTCTATTAAATAACAAAACAACAGTCATCATTTGATATTTTTGCTATTTTTAAGACATATTTGAAATTTGTAttgttatattaaaaataatctttttttttttttaatatgaaattTTCATCTACTTTTCCTCCAAAAATAGTTTGCACACTTGAAATCCGAAATTAtccatagctttttttttttttggttacattGGTCTATTTTAACAACTGCTATAATCATTATTATTTTaacattaaataattttaaatccccTGTGGATACGTAACCCGTTTAACCGTCCTGTCGGACAACTTTAAATTCCAACTTATCCGCGCCGATGCAGAAAAATTGGAGACGGAAAACGGATCCGTCCCGCACGGAATTTTTATGCAATGTACGGAAAACGTAGGTACCGTTTTCAGTCCCGCTCCTTCGAGGAAAATGTACTCCCCACTAGTTCTGGCCTTCTAGAAGGGGACGCGCTTAACGCAATCTAGACCGTTGAATTAGTCCGACATGGGATGATGATGACTCTGGACGGCGTGATGTGTGCTTGGCATCGGGCGTGGGTGGAGGAACGGACGGTGGAGATTAATTCGACGGAGCGTTGATTGCAGCGCGTGGGACGGAGAGGGGTCGTTTGGTCCTTTTACATGCCATTCGAAGCTACGGCAAAGCGGGAAGCTGTGAGTCGCTTAACGCGGCACTTGGGGGACCGGGCTTCCAAATTAACTGCCGGCGGCTCGTTATAATAATCGGGCGCGGTCGTGCTGCCCACGTGACATGGGCCACCGAAACTTTTGCCGTCCAAGCGGTATAAAATTTCCACCACCTTTGGATGATGAAATTTTTGACggacctgaaaaaaaaaaaaaagggaaaaagtatGAACATGATGCAGTGCTTACATTTTATCATGATGGGCTGCTATATATGGATGTGAGCTGTGTGATATACATCATATATAGCTACATACATTGTCCATCACATGATAGAAAGTATACATGCAATGCACTAATACGTGCACAATATGATGGATCGTGAGTACCATAGAAGTCACTGgtcaaaaaatatttatcaatataGTTTTTTACTTAAAATTGATCATTAATTATGTTGCTACATTTGGATCTTGAGAATACATTGTTAATATTGTTCAGCCCTCACTTTGATTTGAGGCGCGCTTCCTTCCATCCTAAATCTCCAATAAATACATGAATTAAGTATATAATTAATGAATTCATATTTTCAtgatatatttcttattttattttctaaaaaaaaaaaagaaatgtgaCTTGAACTAAGAGAGTAAGTTTATTTGAcaaaaaagttttcataaaaaaattgtcTAAGAAAAGTTGAGCTGGGGCCCTATGCTAGTGTGAAATTAATGTAACACATTAGAGAGTTATATACGGATGTTGCTTACAAGTTCATTAACGAATCAAACATCATGTGATTGTTGTAATATACATTATAACAATGATCAGCTACGGTCCAATGATTGCACCCATTCTCCACGTAAGCTGAGGTTCTATTTGAATTTTGGCCCTGTTGCTCAAGTACTTCGGCCAAATAACCAATTTTGGGGACACCTGTTATCACTCTCAAAAACAGTGAATAATGTTTTGACATCCAGATGCATGAGTCATGCATATCTACTACATTATGAATGACAAACAAGAAGACACGCCCCCTGGTTTCCTAAAATTTCGCTTTGACTCTTGATCTCAACATGTGAAGATACAGAGATGAGGGTTGGGGTGTATCTTTTGTGCCCAGAAGGATTCACTTTCCCTCGCAT
Above is a genomic segment from Elaeis guineensis isolate ETL-2024a chromosome 1, EG11, whole genome shotgun sequence containing:
- the LOC105038651 gene encoding LOW QUALITY PROTEIN: serine/threonine-protein kinase OXI1 (The sequence of the model RefSeq protein was modified relative to this genomic sequence to represent the inferred CDS: deleted 1 base in 1 codon), translating into MADPPPAAPPPLDLGDLRAVAVLGRGAKGVVFLVRSPSSPEALALKAISRSSIEQKNAADAYRRIWFERDVLLALRHPLLPSLRGVVSTDKIVGFVIERCSGGDLNSIRRRQTEKMFSDDVIRFYAAELVLALEYLHGLGIVYRDLKPENVLIQENGHLMLVDFDLSTKLPAKSLESLKPSAKKPDPPLRHPPPPPPSAPAKKKRFPGCFSCNAGVSPESSDSPRGSEAVVESTPKPSLASGKSNSFVGTEDYVAPEIIRGDGHDFAVDRWSLGVVLYEMLYGRTPFRGQNRKETFYRILTMEPELTGEQTPLRDLLRRLLEKDPGRRISLDGVKRHEFFRGIDWESVLQISRPPYIPAGPNVEAEGAEGNNPIDVEKLVQEVFCNGDGNGNAAGAARDKSSEGNREEGSLSGFSVF